Proteins from a single region of Parambassis ranga chromosome 16, fParRan2.1, whole genome shotgun sequence:
- the LOC114448047 gene encoding toll-like receptor 2 type-1 isoform X1 — protein sequence MPVSRFFAMIWKLIYISALLVQALATATPLSSHNHNEEGPCRIYNFGRSADCLGRQLDRVPQRQFPSSVEEINLSYNKLQAIHADDFFHLPELRKLELQYNNISHIDSDAFKNNTLLEHLNIFNNSLQEIPTAALVPLKNLKNLMMSNNLYKHATLDGSFSNFVNLQILSMGGPLVMGLKRTDFLPLKDIRLQGFAIKCSSNLSYYEPGSLEVIQTKQMGFDMAIDQQPNALLHMLRDLANKTFTVIQFRNLFEFTYYMGEEDIFQGLKDVTAYQLIFHRGKFNENLLRMALMNLQVAPIRNLRLQYIDFARSPTFVDSGAGSSITNLSLDNLDLWYISNPDVLRFDWRFTWFNKIRTLSIYYVYFNSVPCDAWVEMEGVKNLDVSNNRLTNDYIFNQRCDYKGTMPNLHTFNVSSNDLTSLKDLSSLTREFQRMQVLDVSNNKLGSAKDSQDCVWQQNINQIIAHHNQFESEALGCLPTTVHYLDLSYCSLDQLDMTYFEKATSLKTLLLSGNKIKFIPSKWESPSLLTLSLDGNSFGLISKESFKDMPQLSQLRAGNNPYHCTCELHAFVQDTISKGKVNLTDWPSNYRCYHPEAFLNTVISKYFPSRVACDIRLVIVICVATTAAVILILMLICYIFDLPWYTKATYQIIRAKYRAHKEKAAGELGTYTYHAFISYSHSDADWVRDQLLPCLENNKNPYRLCIHERDFMPGRWIIDNIIDNIENSRKVIFVLSRHFVNSEWCNYELYFAQQRAMGKTFSDVILVVKEPIDPNSLPSKYCKLKKMLSTKTYLEWPQQVNQQAFFWAQLKSVLGRPAMTRKGTHSFKRKTSSVGEVSVIELPMEKEIPEVAPLNVVEDPKNKNTRNEDEPNERQIPVVAL from the exons ATGCCTGTGTCAAG ATTTTTCGCCATGATTTGGAAACTGATTTacatcagtgctctccttgttcAAGCTCTAGCAACTGCAACTCCTCTCTCATCCCATAACCACAATGAGGAAGGACCCTGTCGGATCTACAACTTTGGCCGATCAGCAGACTGTCTGGGAAGACAGCTCGACAGAGTCCCACAAAGACAGTTTCCATCTTCGGTTGAAGAAATAAATCTCTCCTACAATAAACTTCAAGCTATCCATGCTGATGACTTCTTCCACCTCCCTGAGCTTCGCAAGCTTGAGCTGCAGTACaacaacatttcacacattGACAGCGAtgcctttaaaaacaacacactgctgGAACATCTTAACATCTTCAATAATTCGCTTCAGGAAATTCCTACCGCTGCTCTGGTACCACTCAAGAATCTAAAAAATCTCATGATGTCCAATAACCTTTACAAGCATGCTACTTTGGATGGGAGCTTCTCTAATTTTGTCAATCTCCAGATTCTGTCCATGGGTGGCCCTCTGGTGATGGGTCTAAAGAGAACAGATTTTCTGCCCCTGAAGGACATTCGGTTGCAAGGTTTTGCTATCAAATGTTCCTCCAACCTAAGCTACTATGAGCCTGGAAGTTTAGAAGTCATTCAGACAAAGCAGATGGGCTTTGATATGGCCATAGATCAACAACCAAATGCTCTCCTTCACATGCTACGTGACCTCGCCAACAAGACATTCACTGTCATTCAGTTTCGCAACCTCTTCGAATTCACCTACTACATGGGAGAGGAGGACATTTTTCAGGGTTTAAAAGATGTAACAGCCTATCAGCTCATCTTTCACAGAGGTAAATTCAATGAGAATCTCCTGAGGATGGCTTTGATGAACTTACAAGTGGCCCCCATCAGAAACCTGAGACTTCAGTACATTGACTTTGCCCGTTCACCAACATTTGTTGACAGCGGAGCAGGTTCCAGTATCACAAACCTGTCACTGGATAACTTGGATCTTTG gtATATCAGCAATCCGGATGTGCTGCGTTTTGACTGGCGTTTCACCTGGTTTAACAAAATTAGGACACTCTCTATTTATTACGTGTATTTCAACTCCGTACCTTGCGATGCCTGGGTAGAAATGGAAGGTGTGAAGAATCTGGATGTCTCCAATAATCGACTAACCAATGACTACATCTTCAACCAGCGGTGTGACTATAAGGGAACCATGCCAAACCTTCACACCTTCAACGTTAGTTCCAATGATCTGACAAGCTTAAAAGACTTGTCTTCTTTGACAAGGGAGTTTCAGAGAATGCAGGTGTTAGATGTAAGCAACAACAAGCTAGGATCTGCTAAAGACAGCCAAGACTGTGTTTGGCAGCAAAATATCAATCAAATTATTGCTCATCATAATCAATTTGAAAGTGAGGCCCTCGGTTGTCTGCCCACCACGGTGCACTACTTGGATCTGTCCTACTGTAGCCTGGATCAGCTTGACATGACATACTTTGAGAAAGCTACTAGCCTGAAAACCCTGCTACTGAGTGGAAACAAAATCAAGTTCATCCCATCAAAGTGGGAAAGTCCATCACTGCTGACACTGTCTTTGGATGGGAATTCATTTGGCCTCATTAGCAAGGAGTCCTTCAAGGACATGCCTCAACTGTCTCAACTCAGGGCTGGGAACAATCCTTACCACTGCACCTGTGAGCTTCATGCTTTTGTCCAGGACACAATCTCAAAAGGAAAAGTTAACCTCACAGACTGGCCTTCAAACTACAGATGTTACCACCCTGAAGCTTTTCTCAACACAGTAATATCGAAGTACTTCCCAAGTCGAGTAGCGTGCGACATCAGATTAGTAATTGTCATCTGTGTTGCCACCACTGCAGCCGTGATCCTGATTCTTATGCTGATTTGCTACATTTTTGACCTCCCATGGTACACTAAAGCTACTTATCAGATCATCAGGGCCAAATACAGAGCGCACAAGGAAAAAGCAGCAGGAGAATTAGGGACTTATACCTATCACGCCTTTATATCATATAGCCACTCGGATGCTGACTGGGTGAGGGACCAGCTCTTGCCATGTTTGGAGAACAACAAGAACCCCTATCGTCTTTGCATTCATGAGAGGGACTTCATGCCAGGAAGGTGGATCATCGATAACATCATTGACAACATTGAAAACAGTCGCAAG GTAATATTTGTCCTCTCTCGCCACTTTGTCAACAGCGAGTGGTGCAACTATGAGCTGTACTTTGCTCAGCAGAGAGCGATGGGAAAGACCTTCAGTGACGTCATCCTCGTGGTAAAGGAGCCCATTGATCCAAACTCTTTGCCTAGCAAGTACTGCAAGCTTAAGAAGATGCTGAGCACCAAGACGTATCTGGAGTGGCCGCAGCAGGTGAACCAGCAGGCTTTTTTCTGGGCACAGCTGAAGAGTGTCCTGGGCAGGCCAGCAATGACCCGCAAAGGGACACACAGTTTCAAGAGAAAAACTTCATCTGTGGGAGAGGTTTCTGTGATTGAGCTCCCTATGGAGAAAGAGATACCAGAAGTAGCTCCACTTAATGTGGTTGAAGATCCAAAAAACAAGAATACGAGGAATGAAGATGAACCAAATGAAAGGCAAATACCTGTAGTGGCACTTTGA
- the LOC114448047 gene encoding protein S100-A1-like isoform X2, translating into MSASLEGAMEDLIKVFHRYSGKEGDKYKLNKAELKNLLQEELSDFLACTSDSNRVVEKIMGDLDENKDGEVDFQEFVVLVAALTVACNDFFVESHEKNEKDCECKK; encoded by the exons ATGTCTGCCTCTCTGGAAGGAGCTATGGAGGACCTCATCAAAGTCTTCCACCGCTATTCAGGAAAGGAAGGTGACAAATACAAGCTCAACAAAGCTGAGCTGAagaacctgctgcaggaggagctctCCGATTTCCTGGCA TGCACCAGTGACTCTAATCGTGTGGTGGAGAAGATCATGGGTGACCTAGATGAGAACAAGGACGGCGAGGTGGACTTTCAGGAGTTTGTGGTTCTGGTCGCCGCTCTGACTGTTGCCTGCAACGACTTCTTTGTGGAATCTCATGAGAAAAATGAGAAGGACTGTGAATGTAAGAAATGA